Proteins co-encoded in one Thermomicrobiales bacterium genomic window:
- the jag gene encoding RNA-binding cell elongation regulator Jag/EloR, with translation MDRLRSVDIQARSADEAIRLALEQLGTTRDKVDVQILAETEDDIYGEGEVLVHVELKGSIAQSRGDRQPPHSAGPPRGSKPRVADGRPRDSRAPRQYSQNPRARGAAAPSAWRPPIDATPRQPSAATDEATIEAERLSKDIVRELLDRMGVHADVVAVDNPSVMPVSSDDPLTVFIDIMGRDLGMLIGRRGENLAHIQYMINLLVNKRTEDWIRVIVDIEGYRTHREESLIGLAERVARQVARNGRSIALEPMPASERRIVHMTLKELSDVRTESSGEGDNRRVTIYPS, from the coding sequence ATGGATCGATTGCGCAGCGTTGACATCCAGGCGCGTTCAGCCGACGAGGCGATCCGCCTCGCGCTCGAGCAACTGGGCACAACACGGGACAAGGTCGATGTTCAGATTCTGGCCGAAACCGAAGATGATATCTACGGCGAAGGCGAGGTCCTCGTCCATGTCGAGCTGAAGGGGAGTATCGCTCAATCACGCGGCGATCGGCAGCCGCCCCACTCCGCGGGGCCACCCCGGGGCAGCAAGCCCCGTGTCGCCGACGGTCGCCCGCGCGACAGCCGAGCCCCGCGCCAGTACTCGCAAAATCCCCGCGCGCGCGGCGCAGCCGCCCCGAGTGCGTGGCGACCACCTATCGACGCCACGCCGCGCCAGCCATCGGCCGCCACTGACGAGGCGACGATCGAGGCCGAGCGACTCAGCAAGGACATTGTGCGCGAGCTTCTCGACCGGATGGGCGTCCATGCAGACGTGGTCGCCGTCGACAATCCGTCGGTGATGCCAGTGTCGTCGGACGATCCGTTGACGGTGTTCATCGACATCATGGGCCGCGATCTCGGCATGCTGATCGGACGACGGGGTGAGAATCTCGCCCATATTCAATACATGATCAACTTGCTGGTGAACAAGCGAACAGAAGACTGGATTCGCGTCATCGTCGATATCGAGGGCTACCGGACACATCGCGAGGAATCGCTGATCGGTCTGGCCGAGCGGGTCGCCCGACAGGTCGCGCGCAATGGGCGCTCCATTGCGCTTGAGCCGATGCCGGCCAGCGAACGCCGCATCGTCCACATGACGCTCAAGGAGCTCTCGGACGTTCGGACCGAATCCAGCGGCGAAGGCGACAATCGCCGCGTCACGATCTACCCGAGCTAG
- a CDS encoding PfkB family carbohydrate kinase yields the protein MASRVPDVVVIGHLTIDRTPRGEALGGSVLYAALTAARYGARTAILTRANLDLLPPDQHEILAAISAEVEIIVQSSDATTTFTNVDVGGRRQQSLHAWAGEIDLTGLPPLWRGAGVIHLAPVAQEIDPRQVNRLAPRILGCTPQGWMRAWDRTHFGRVRLGHLRVPADLVARIDAIVVSYEEAVEARDTIEAVGRRGLAVVTRGDQGGLVIDRERRTDAPFYPAHSVDTVGAGDVFAAGLFTARGGGESVAASLRYAAAAASLKVAGEGVMSVPNHDAVMALIERYRN from the coding sequence ATGGCGAGTCGCGTCCCGGACGTTGTCGTCATCGGGCACCTGACGATCGATCGGACGCCGCGCGGCGAGGCGCTGGGTGGGTCGGTTCTGTACGCCGCGCTCACCGCCGCGCGCTACGGCGCGCGGACAGCGATCCTCACCCGTGCCAATCTGGATCTGCTGCCACCGGATCAGCACGAGATTCTCGCTGCCATCTCTGCTGAAGTCGAGATCATCGTCCAGTCCAGCGACGCAACGACGACGTTTACCAACGTCGATGTCGGCGGGCGCCGTCAGCAGTCGCTCCATGCCTGGGCGGGTGAAATCGATCTCACCGGCTTGCCACCGCTCTGGCGCGGAGCGGGGGTTATTCATCTCGCGCCTGTCGCTCAGGAGATCGATCCCCGCCAGGTGAATCGTCTGGCGCCGCGTATTCTCGGCTGCACGCCACAGGGTTGGATGCGCGCCTGGGATCGGACCCACTTCGGCCGCGTCCGGTTGGGGCATCTGCGCGTGCCGGCCGACCTCGTCGCCCGGATCGACGCGATTGTCGTCTCCTATGAGGAGGCTGTCGAAGCGCGCGACACCATCGAGGCAGTCGGCCGGCGCGGGCTGGCAGTCGTCACCCGGGGCGATCAGGGAGGGCTTGTGATCGACCGCGAGAGGCGGACGGACGCGCCGTTCTATCCGGCGCATTCCGTCGATACGGTCGGCGCGGGAGATGTCTTCGCCGCCGGACTCTTTACCGCCCGCGGCGGAGGCGAGTCGGTCGCGGCAAGTTTGCGCTATGCGGCAGCGGCAGCGTCGCTGAAGGTGGCCGGCGAGGGGGTCATGTCCGTTCCAAACCACGACGCGGTTATGGCGTTGATCGAACGCTACCGAAACTGA
- the mnmE gene encoding tRNA uridine-5-carboxymethylaminomethyl(34) synthesis GTPase MnmE, with amino-acid sequence MYQDTIAAIATPQGEGGIGIVRLSGPDAGGIAATIFRRGRLGTRITADELISHRLTYGTIVDPTSGRVVDEVMIVRMVPPRTYTREEIVEINCHGGYLPVRRVLDLCLSHGARMATAGEFTLRAFLNGRIDLSQAEAVAGVISARTPRSLDLAVAELRGQLTERLRPARDTLVETLAYVDAAADFPDDEIPPLELSPALNRAADELASVIAAASAGVLYREGVRIAIVGRPNAGKSSLLNRLLGSDRAIVTDIAGTTRDVIAETVNLLGIPATLLDTAGIAESEDAIERIGIARSRQALASSGIALFVIDRSRPAHSDDREIANLLAEQLSDGGVVVALNKRDLPVTDSQAATLALLPGAPVVEVSTHTGEGISDLLGALHATVTRQAGQASEPALATVRQLDALRRALAHVEAARAARATGYPVDILSIDLRAALRAVGEVTGEAVDEAVLDEIFSRFCIGK; translated from the coding sequence ATGTACCAGGACACCATCGCCGCTATTGCGACCCCACAGGGTGAGGGAGGAATCGGCATCGTCAGGCTGTCCGGCCCGGACGCTGGCGGGATTGCCGCCACCATCTTTCGTCGCGGCCGGCTCGGCACGCGGATAACCGCTGACGAGCTCATCAGCCACCGACTCACCTACGGCACGATCGTTGACCCAACCAGCGGTCGCGTGGTGGATGAAGTGATGATCGTCCGGATGGTTCCGCCGCGCACGTATACCCGCGAGGAGATCGTTGAGATCAACTGTCACGGCGGGTATTTGCCGGTGCGTCGTGTGCTGGACCTCTGTCTCAGCCATGGCGCCAGGATGGCGACGGCGGGCGAGTTCACGCTACGAGCCTTCCTCAACGGGCGGATCGACCTGAGCCAGGCAGAGGCGGTGGCAGGGGTGATCTCTGCGAGGACTCCCCGCTCGCTCGATCTGGCGGTGGCAGAACTGCGCGGCCAGCTCACCGAACGTCTGCGCCCGGCTCGCGATACGCTGGTCGAGACGCTCGCGTACGTCGACGCCGCCGCCGACTTTCCCGACGACGAGATACCACCTCTGGAGCTCAGCCCCGCCCTCAATCGCGCCGCGGACGAGCTGGCTTCGGTGATCGCGGCGGCGAGCGCCGGGGTGCTCTATCGCGAAGGTGTGCGGATCGCGATCGTTGGCCGGCCGAACGCCGGCAAATCGAGTCTGCTGAACCGTCTGCTCGGCTCCGATCGGGCCATTGTCACCGACATCGCAGGGACGACACGCGATGTTATCGCCGAGACCGTCAACCTGCTGGGAATTCCGGCAACGCTACTGGACACGGCCGGCATTGCCGAGAGTGAAGACGCGATCGAACGGATCGGAATCGCTCGATCGCGCCAGGCACTGGCTTCCAGCGGCATCGCGCTGTTCGTCATCGATCGCTCTCGGCCGGCTCACTCCGACGACCGTGAGATTGCCAACCTGCTGGCCGAGCAGCTCAGCGACGGCGGGGTGGTCGTCGCGCTCAACAAGCGCGACCTGCCGGTCACCGACAGCCAGGCAGCAACCCTGGCACTGCTGCCTGGCGCGCCTGTTGTCGAGGTCTCAACGCACACTGGCGAAGGTATTTCAGACCTCCTGGGCGCGCTCCACGCGACGGTCACACGCCAGGCTGGCCAGGCCAGCGAGCCAGCGCTGGCAACCGTTCGCCAACTCGATGCACTGCGCCGAGCTCTGGCACACGTGGAAGCTGCTCGCGCAGCCCGCGCAACGGGCTATCCAGTCGACATCCTCTCCATCGACCTCCGCGCCGCGCTCCGTGCCGTCGGAGAAGTAACCGGCGAAGCAGTCGACGAGGCGGTGCTGGATGAGATCTTCAGTCGGTTCTGTATCGGGAAGTAG